The following coding sequences are from one Anguilla anguilla isolate fAngAng1 chromosome 12, fAngAng1.pri, whole genome shotgun sequence window:
- the mfsd1 gene encoding major facilitator superfamily domain-containing protein 1, whose product MAETDDRENLLGEYEPLHPRADGDAPKPMSAICDPSKLAHRVLVLVFMCFLGFGSYFCYDNPAALQIQVQQDMNLNTSKFMLLYAWYSWPNVVLCFLGGFLLDRVFGIRLGTVIFSLFVCAGQVIFAAGALFNAFWLMEAGRFVFGIGGESLAVAQNTYAVSWFKGKELNLVFGLQLSMARLGSTVNMNIMGWVYGRVQSTLGSAGHTTLGATLMIAAVTCLFSLVCALILGFLDKRAEKILNKEQGKTGEVIKLSDVKEFSLSLWLIFIICVAYYAAIFPFIGLGQVFFIEKFNFSPAEARAVNSIVYIISAPASPILGFLVDRTGKNVVWVMCAVFATLAAHMMLAFTFWNPWIAMCLLGVSYSLLACALWPMVAFLVPEHQLGTAYGFMQSIQNLGLALIAMAAGAILDHRGYLFLEVFFCACICMALIAVVLLYLVDFLRGGDLNLSASARARLRGSSTSDYE is encoded by the exons ATGGCTGAGACGGATGACAGAGAAAACTTGCTGGGCGAATATGAACCTCTCCACCCCAGGGCTGACGGCGACGCTCCGAAGCCGATGTCCGCGATTTGTGACCCGAGCAAGCTGGCGCACCGGGTGCTTGTGCTGGTGTTCATGTGCTTCCTGGGCTTCG GGAGTTATTTCTGCTATGACAACCCGGCAGCTCTGCAGATACAGGTCCAACAG GACATGAACCTGAACACCTCCAAGTTCATGCTGCTGTACGCCTGGTACTCCTGGCCCAACGTGGTTCTGTGCTTCCTGGGCGGCTTTCTGCTGGACCGCGTCTTCGGGATCCG GCTGGGAACGGTCATCTTCTCGCTGTTCGTTTGCGCTGGACAG GTCATCTTTGCGGCTGGAGCGTTGTTTAATGCTTTTTGGTTGATGGAAGCCGGACGGTTTGTTTTCGG GATCGGGGGCGAGTCCCTGGCGGTGGCTCAGAACACGTACGCAGTCAGCTGGTTTAAAGGGAAAGAGCTCAACCTGGTGTTCGGCCTTCAGCTCAGCATGGCCAGGCTG GGCAGCACggtgaatatgaatattatgGGCTGGGTTTATGGCCGTGTGCAAAGCACGCTGGGATCAGCTGGACACACCACCCTGGGGGCCACGCTCATGATTG ctgcagtgaCGTGTTTGTTCTCGCTGGTCTGCGCTCTGATCTTGGGCTTCCTGGATAAACGGGCTGAGAAGATTTTAAACAAGGAGCAGGGAAAGACGG GGGAAGTGATCAAGCTGTCGGATGTGAAGGaattctccctctccctgtggcTCATCTTCATCATCTGCGTGGCCTACTACGCAGCCATCTTCCCCTTCATTGGCCTGGGCCA GGTTTTCTTCATTGAGAAGTTTAACTTTTCTCCTGCTGAAGCAAGAGCTGTGAACAG CATCGTGTACATCATCTCCGCTCCGGCCTCGCCCATCCTGGGCTTCCTGGTGGATCGGACCGGGAAGAACGTGGTGTGGGTCATGTGCGCCGTGTTCGCCACGCTGGCTGCACACATGATGCTGGCCTTCACCTTCTGGAACCCCTGGATCGCCATG tgtctgctgggcgTGTCCTACTCCCTCCTGGCCTGCGCTCTCTGGCCAATGGTGGCCTTCCTGGTTCCTGAGCACCAACTGGGGACCGCCTATGGATT CATGCAGTCCATTCAGAACCTTGGCCTGGCACTCATCGCCATGGCAGCAGGAGCCATCCTGGACCACAGGGGgtacctgttcctggaggtgtTCTTTTGTGCCTGCATCTGCA TGGCCCTGATCGCTGTGGTGTTGCTGTACCTTGTGGACTTTCTCAGAG GAGGGGATCTGAACCTCTCCGCCTCGGCCAGAGCCAGACTCCGGGGGAGCAGCACGTCTGATTATGA GTGA